Genomic window (Kangiella profundi):
CAGTTATTTTATCCGGTTGCGGTGTCTATGACGGAGCCGAAATTCATGAAAGCGTGCTTACCCTGTTAGCGCTCGAACAGAACGGCCTGGACTATCAATGTTTTGCGCCCAACGTAGAGCAAATGCACGTAATCAATCACCTGACAGGGGATGTAGCCGAAGGCGAGTCACGTAATGTGCTGGTTGAAGCAGCTCGTATTGCGCGCGGCAATATCAAGGATTTAGCCCAAGCCAAAGAGTCTGACTTTGATGCCGCCGTGCTTCCAGGCGGTTTTGGTGCGGCAAAGAACCTTTGCGACTTTGCGGTCAAAGGAAGCGATTGTACTGTCAATCCTGAAGTGGAGAGATTTATCAAAGCCATGGCCGCAGCAAAAAAACCAGTCGGGTTCATCTGTATTGCGCCAGCCATGATCCCAAGACTGTACGGTGAAGGCAGCAAGCTGACCATTGGTAACGACAAAGACACGGCGGCAGCTATTGAAGCTATGGGTGGCGTCCACATGGCCTGCCCGGTCGAAGATATTGTATATGATGAAGAACGAAACCTATTATCGACACCTGCCTACATGTTGGCCGGAAGTGTCTCGGAGGCTGCCAGCGGAATCAGTAAACTGATTGCCAAACTGGCCAGCCTTTTAAAGTCCTAATTTAAGAACTCCTTAATCGCAGCAATAGAGTCCAGTGCAGGGAAGCACTGGCGGTTGCGGCAGCAATATGCAACCGGCTTCTCCTGAGCAGGATATTTTTGTTCCAGCACATCAGCATCAGATCTCAGACTAAATACCCAGCGTTCAGAATATTGCCCGGTAGTTAGATACTCCTGCCAGGCAACTGTCTGATGCAAATCGCCACGCAATACCCAGATTTCCGAGCCTCGCTCAAAAGCTCTGGCTAAACGCACTACTGATGGATACTGCAAAGGTGCCTTTACCGCTTCATGCTTTGCACTGTGCAGGCTTTTCTCAATAAATTCCTGCCAATCCAGCTTGCCGGTTAACTCAGAGACCAACCATAGCACTTCCAGTGCCTGACAGGCACTGTTTGGCATGGCATCATCGCTCCAGCTCTTATGGCGGGTGATAACCGTTTCGGCATCACGGGCTGTGTAATAAAAACCACCATTTTTCTGATCGGCAAATTTTGTCCAAAGCGCTTCGCACAACTGTATTAGCCACTGCCAGCTTTCCCTATCAAAATCAAAGGTAAGCCTCATCAATAAGGCTTTTGCAAGATAGGCATAATCATCCAAAAAGCCCGGCTGATAAGCTGCACCGTCACGATAACAGGCCATCAACTGTTCATCTTTATGTACGGTTTGCTGAAGTCCTTGTTGGGCCATTTTGGCCTTTTGAAAAATATCCTCATCTCCAAGCTGACGCGCGGCACTGAAAAGTCCCTGCAAAAGCAGTCCATTCCAGCTTGTTAACTGCTTGTCATCCAGAAACGGTAGCGCACGTTGATCACGCTTCTGTTTCAGCTGCTGGCGCACTGACTCAATCAATAAGGGTAATTGCTTCGGGTGAATACCGGTTTTTTCAGCGACTTCCTGCAGTGAATTACGACAGACCAGATGCCATTGACCTTCAAAGTTAGGTTTATCGGCTAAGCCATAATAATGGCTGGCAACTGCCTGCTCCTCTTCGTTGAGGCTCTGCAAATCTGCTTGAGACCAGACGTAATAGGCTCCTTCTTCGCTGTGTCCATCTGCATTCAAACTATCTGCGTCCAATGCTGAGTAATAGGCTGCCTGCTCACTCTGCATTTGCTCGGAGAGCCAACTAATGCTTTGCTTCACGCGCTGCATCCAATCACCTCGAGCAAAATAATGCCCAGCTTCCGCCATCAGCTTAATCAATTGGCCATTGTCATAGAGCATTTTTTCAAAGTGCGGAATATCCCAGGCCTCATCGACACAATAGCGAAAAAAGCCTCCGCCAAGATGGTCGTATAATCCATAGTCGGCAAAGGCACTCAGCGTTTTCTGTAGATGATCATTTATTTGTTCTCGCTGAGAGTCACCATTAACACTAAGCTCAAACACAGTTTGCCAGATTGCCGCCTGTGGGAACTTTGGTGCGCCCTTAAAGCCACCAAAATCTTTATCGGCTCGTTGTAATACTTCATTAATAAAGTCTTCAGTAATTTCTTTGGCCGTTACTTCATTTGAAGGCTCTGCACGGCTGACTGAGCCAGAGACAAACTGCAATGCCTCCTGCAATTGGCCATTTTGCTGTTTGATCTCTTCTCGCTTCTCCGTAAAAACGCCAGCAATATTTTTCAGCAAATCGGTAAATGCAGGCATGCCATATTTCGGTCTATTTGGAAAATAGGTGCCGCTAAAGAATGGCGTCAGTGTTTGCGGATCAAGGAAAGTAGTTAATGGCCAGCCACCGGCCTGACGATTTAGCAACTGATGAGCCAGCTGATAAGTCTTATCCAGATCAGGTCGCTCTTCCCGATCCAACTTAATATTAATAAAAAGCTCATTCATGACTTCCGCTGTCGATATGTCCTCAAAGGACTCATGGGCCATGACATGACACCAGTGACAGGACGAATAGCCGATCGACAACAGGATTGGCTTATCCAGCTTACGCGCAAGCTGCAATGTTTCGGCATTCCACTGCTGCCAATGAACCGGGTTATCCTGATGTTGCTGCAAATAGGGGCTACTGGCGCCCTTCAGATCATTTTTGAGTTTTGCTTGCTGTGTCATAAAAAGTTATAGGGCCATTCTTTAAAGTTGCTTGAACTGTAGTTCAAAGCATGGCACTTTTAAGGTCATATCTGCAACCACTTATACCTAAGTTTGAGGGTTTCCCATGTCCCTATCTTTTTTGCCGTTACTTGACTGGATAGCGCTGGTCTGGTTTTTGTTTTGCTGGGTCGGCTATACCCAATATGCAAGAATTCAACACGGCAAGCGTCCAACCATTGCCAATCAACTGGCGGCAAATCGTGAACAGTGGATTGAAAAAATGCTAAAAAGGGATGTCAAAATTTCTGATATGACAGGCCTTGGTATCTTGCAGCGCAATGTAACCTTCTTTGCATCAACCACTATATTTATTATCGCAGGTTTGTTGACAGTTCTCGGCTCAACGCAACAGGCCATTAACCTGTTATCGGCATTGCCATGGATAGAAATAGCCTCACGCGCGGCATGGGAAGTTAAAATCATTCTACTGATAGTCTGCTTCGCCTATGCATTTTTCAAATTCACATGGTCAATGCGGCAGTATAACTTTGCTGTGGTACTGTTTGGCGCAGCCCCCGACCAAAACTGTGATCAGGAAGAGCATAAACTTTTCATCAAGCATACCAACTGGCTACTCAGCCGTGCCTCTAACTCCTTCAATTATGGTCTTCGCGCCTACACCTTCGCCATTGCTGTACTTGGCTGGTTCTTCAATTCCTGGATCTTCATACTTTGCTCAAGCATTGTAGTGTTAGTGCTTTATCGTCGCGAATGCCGCTCAGCAACTCTCGATGCACTTTATAACGCCAGCCACCACAGTAATGAGAAGCCTTTGCCGGATTATTGGGGATAGATCTCTAGAATTCAGTAGAAAAACCGTCCACCGCTTAGGTGGACGGAGTATGAAAGGACTACATCGACTTCAAATAACGCAACACTTCAGCAAATCGATCTATTTTCATGGTGTGGTTGGCATCTGTTGCAAACTGCCCCTTAATGATCACAGTTGGTGCGTATTGTATTTGATACTTGGCTGCCAGCTGTTCAGCTCTTTGAACTTGTCTGTAGAGCTCCTTGTCTTCCAGCAGGTCTGTTAACGCTTCTTCATCTACCCCCATTGCCAACAGTTCTTGTTGCATGGCATTAAAATCAGTCACGTCAACGTCACCTGCATCAATTTTGGCAATCATTGCAGACTTTTGCTGCTCGCTTAACCCTAGTAGTTGCATGGTGTAGTGCAATTTGGCTGCAGCTCGCCATTCAGGACGTGCTATCAGAGGCACATACTCCAACTCTTCCAGTTCGTAAGCTAGCTCCTGCTCCAGTTTGCGACAAGAAGTACAACCAAGCCAACTAAAATACAAATTATCCTGGGTGTTCAGTTGCTTAGAATCTGGAAGCTCAACGCGCCAATAATCCTGCCCCTGCTCAATCGCCGCAGCGGAGGGTATTCCAGCCATTAATCCAAGACTCGTCGCAAAAGCTAAAAATAAACGTTTCATAATTTTCTCTGGATAGATGTTCATACAACTCATAGACAACTGCTTAAACACAAGGTGCCAAAGTTCCTTCGCCATAAAAAAAGGCGACTGATGTCGCCTTTTTACCCTGATTCAACAGGTGGTTGCAACTTTAAGCGGTCAAATTAATGAAGACCCAACATAAAATGTGCAACTGCTTCAATTTGCTGCTCTGACATACGGTTTGCGATATCACGCATAACAGCGTTGTCATCGTTAGCGCGTTTCGCCCAGCTGAAATCTTTTAATTGTTTAATAGTGTATTCTGGATGTTGACCAGAAACTGCCGGATAGCCCGCTAAATCAAGGCCTTGACCTGTTGCACCATGACAAGCTGCACAAGCCGCAACGCCACGCTCAGCATCACCCTGGAAATAGATTTTTTTGCCTAACTCAAGGAATTCTTTCTTCACAGCACCAAGCTGGGTTTCCTGAGCTGCATAATAAGCTGCTAAATCCGCAATGTCCTGATCGCTCAAATTAGCAACCATTGGCGCCATTGATGGATCATAACGACCTTGCGATTGATCTTTTCCGCCGGCCTGGAAATCATGGAGCTGTTTTTCAAGGTATTTAGCATTTTGGCCTGCTAATTTAGGCCATATCGCATTGGCACTATTGCCATCTTTACCATGACAAGCGGCACATGTAGCTGCCAGTTCGGCACCTTTGGCGGCATCACCTTCCTGCGCAGAAGCGGTGGCACCAAATAAGAATAATGCAACAATCACTAACTTTTTCATCAGGTTACCCGTATAGTTCTGTTAAATGGTCATTGCTGAAATGCAATGACAGAGAATTCGAAAAAAGTTCGATGAATTATAGGGAACTAACCAGTAAAATGCCAATATCTCTTATAAAAAATATGCCTTTATGAACTATCTGACAGCCAAATATCTGCTTGGCGCAGCTAAACTTGCTCAGCTGCCACCTGACGAAGGGATCGAGGTAGCCTTTGCTGGCCGTTCCAATGCCGGTAAGTCGAGTGCCCTCAATACCTTAACGCAACAGAAGAGTCTCGCCCGTACCAGTAAAACCCCGGGGCGAACTCAGTTAATCAATGTGTTCACTTTGGACGAAGATAGACGTCTGATTGACCTACCTGGCTACGGTTATGCCAAGGTTCCTGAGGCCATGAAACTGCAATGGCAGGAAGAGTTATCCCGTTATCTCCAGCAACGCCAGTGCTTACGCGGCCTGGTTTTATTAATGGATATCCGCCATTTCCTAAAAGATAGCGATCAGGACATGCTGGCCTGGGCTGCCGAAGTTGGTCTGCCGGTACACTGCCTGCTCAGTAAAGCCGATAAACTCAAGCAAGGCGCAAAATCGAAAGCTGTCCTGCAGTGTAAGAAAGCCGTTAAGGAACTACACCCAACAGCAACCGTTCAAGCTTTTTCTTCGCTTAAGCGTGAGGGTCTTGATCAACTGTATAAGATTCTTGATGGTTGGTATGAGTCCTCAGCTGAACTAGAAACTACCAGCAAAGAGTAAGTTATAGATTTAATCTTCCTCCTTCAAATCTCCGCAAATTGGTGCTTTGTTTTGCAAAGCACCACTGCCTTCGCTAGGATCAAGTCACTAAGTCTTTGTTTATTCATGCGAGGAAGCCCATGACTAGCCGTATCATTGCTGTATTTCTGTTGCTCTTCAGTGTCAATGTAATTGCCGCAGATCAACAACCAGAAAAAGAGCAACCGCCAAACACCAACGCAACGCCTGCTCAGTATCCACCTTTAATCGAGCGATACATTCTTGATGAGCTGAAAAGCATTCGTCAGGACCAACAGGCCTTCAGAGCTGAAGTCGAAAATAAAGTGGCCAACGCACGACTGGATGTTTCCGATCGCGCCATTCGTTATACCACCGACACACTCAATAATGTCTTTATCATTATTACCACCGCAGCATCACTACTGGTACTCATGGGCTGGCGTTCTCTGCGCGACGTTCGAAGTAAACTGAATGAAGTGGTCGAAACTAAGATCACCGAACTGACCAGTAAATATGAAGAGCGCTTAAAAGATTTAGAAGATAAGCTCAAGCGTCGCTCTCAAGAAATTATCGAAGCCCAGGAAGACATTTCCAAAGCAAATGAAATCCACTCAATCTGGATGCGTGCTGGCCTAGAAACCAATATGCATCAAAAGATTAAGCTCTACGATGAGCTGCTAGCAATTAACCCAACCGATATAGAAGCTTTGATCTACAAAGCCGATGCCGCCTTTGAACTGGGTGAGTATGAATGGGCATTTAGTTTAGCTAACCGCGCCATTGATCAGGATGAAGATTATGGCCTGGCCTACTGGCAAAGAGCTTGCGCAAACGCAGCCAATGGCGCAGTCCAGGAAGCCATAAGTGACATAAAAATTGCGATTGATAAAGCACCTAAACTGGCTGAAGAGATTGAGCGCGAACCAGCTTTTGAACCACTACATGAATTGGAAGAGTTTAAAGAATTGCTGGCTTAAATTTTAAGATAAAAAAGGCCAGCAATTGCTGGCCTCTACAGTTACATTGCTTCAGTTGAAATTGGTCGCTCTGCTGATTTGATTAAATACCTGGAAAAAATCATATCATATACCCAAAGTGATTGAAGCTCCGGGGAAAGATCATTATAACTTCCTGGCAGGAAATTCAACTGATACTGGTAAGTTGCAAATTGCTTATTCTCTACTTGTTCAAACATATCAAATGTACGTCTTAGATAAACATAGCAATCGCTGGTAATGCTGGTGCAAACTTGATTTGATAGATTTCTGTATATATTCATCTGTAGCTTACCATCGACAATATCCCAGAAAAACTTGGTCTTATTGTATTCGCTTTCCTCTAGCACACCATTGTTATTAGAATCATTACCGCCAACCTGATACCCGATACCGCCCTCTTGAACTTCAAACCAATAATATGTATCACTTGTATCGGAAATAAGACCATCAACAGAATAAACGCCTATAGCAGTCTGGTCATTAAGCAATGTTCCATCTTCAATTGCAGACATGCCTGCAGCAAATCCAAGAGAACTACCTGCATAATCATATGCTTCTACTGCCCATAGATTTGATGATATTTTTCTTACTTCCAAATTTGCTGTGTCTAAATAAACTATGAGGACTCCATCACTATTAATATTCCAACTACCGTCCCCAAAGTTACCAGATACACTTTGTGCAACTCCACTCTCAAAAAATTCAATGACAGCAGACTCTGTAGAAACAAATCTTGGGTATGGACCATAGGGTGTATCGAGTTCTTCAGTGGGGTCTAGGCTAGGCGCATAAGCTGGCAACATACGTATACCAATTATCTCATTACTGGTGATTGGTAGTGTATTTTTTGCAAATAACTTAACTTCGAATTTTGTGAACAACTCATCCTCAAAGTCATAGAAGGGACTATCCTGGTATTGATATCTTCCATCAATTTTTAAAGCTACTAAATCTGCAGCAGGAGTTGATTCAATTATTTTTATATCAATATTCTCCCAAATTTCTTCTTCTCGTACTTGATACTCTGTACCCATAAAATCTTTAAAAACGGTTCCAGAACTGACAACTTTTCCTTCTAGATTTATTTGCAATGAATCTAAAGCATTATTAACACTAAATGACTGCTGAATAGTATGATAATTCATAAGACCATTATCTGAATCACCGAAAATGTACTGAGTAGTAGTCATAAACTTATTATTTACTTCTATGTATCTTTGAGGTACGTCGATTGTTGACTCATAAAGCTGAGCGTCCTCAAAAATTGAGTTCTTTATATCTTCATATAAGGATTCATGAATGTCTGGTAGGTTTCGCAAATAATCATTAACCGCATTTTTATTGGTAGCAAAATTCCATACATTATCTACTCCCTCAGGTAAACCAAGTTCTGGGTATTGAGCTGAATAATCTACAACCAATTTAATTACAGTTGCAATCTCCCATACTCCTGATCCAGACAACGTGGGTAGTGCATCTTCAAAACTACTATAATCTGTTAAATGATTATCGCCTTTTTCAATTACTAATAGCCCTAAAATTGCCGTTGAGACATGAGTAGCATTTACGTTTTTGCTTTCGTCCGAAGTAAGAGTTTTATCTTCGCCAGCATGCTCTAAAATGCTACCAAAGCTTCCAACCACTGATTTCAGTGTTACATGTGATTGTTCGTTTTTACCTTCAGCCGTAACAATAACCAACAACTCACTTAGGTCCTCATCCTCGTCTGCTCCAATCTCTAACGTATAGTTACCGTTAGCATCAGCAGTTGTGGTATAGGTTCTGCCACCAACTTCAGCCGTTACTTCTGCATTAGCAATTGGTTCGTCAGTTGCTACACCTTGTAGCGTTACCTTTTGCTCATCTACTGGATTAACAATAACAACAACTGAGTCACTAGCAGTAGCACCATCATTGTCAGTAACAGTAAGTACGAACACTAGCTCAGCAACACCTTTTGCCACAGGAGCAGTAAATTCGAGATTTTGTTGATTGGAACTATCTAAAGCAATTTGAGGTCCAGATGTCTGTTCCCATGAGTAAGATGCAATGCTGCCATCACTATCAGTTCCTGAACCCTGAATAGTGACTGCTGTTTGCTCATCTACGGTTTGGTCTGCACCAGCATTAGCTGTAGGCTTCTGATTAACAGGTTCTTGTTCAGATGGCGAGTCAGAACCACCTCCACTACAACTGATAATCCCCAAAGAAAGAATAGAAACAAATAAAAGTTTAGCCCCTTTATTATTCATAATATATTTCCTATTTAATTATTAACAATGCGCTTTTTTTAGCCTTGCGAATAATAGCGGGATTTGTTCATATTTCAAGCAGAAATGTCATTTATGCATTAATTCCATTTATATTAGAACCATTGCAAGCAAATGAATGTTATTCGAGTAGCTTTGAGAATTAAGGACTTAGACAAGCTTCAATTGATGACTGTCACGAATTAATTCCAGGCAAAAAAAAGGGGTGGCCTGAGGGAACAAGGCACCACCCCAAATGCGCAATCCGGCTTGGGGAGGCCGAACTGCAAGTCCCGCTGGAAGGAGGGAGTCGCGGGGAGCGCATTCGTTGCGCTCAGTACAATAGACATTGGTTTGGGGTGTTTGTTGCAAGAAAAGTGTCAGCTTTTGTAAAGAGTAGCAAGAAATGTGAACAGGCTAACGATAGCCGTTTTTAGCTTAAAAATGACTCACAGAGTCCACCGCTATGGGTTCACATTTCTCACTTGTTTTACAGCTTGTCGACTAAAATTTTAGTGTGCTTCTTCCCAGTTATCGCCAATTCCAACATCTGCGATAAGCGGTACGGATAGTTCAGCAACAGTTTCCATTAATTCTGGAATTTTCTGTTGAGCGAGCTCTAACTGGCTTTCTTCAACTTCAAAGACCAGTTCATCGTGCACCTGCATGATCATTTTAATGCCTTTGACGTCCTTGAGCCATTTATCCACTTCCAGCATTGCCAGCTTGATAATATCAGCTGCACTGCCCTGCATAGGTGCATTAATTGCTGTTCGCTCAGCAGCTTTGCGGCGCATACCATTCTTTGAGTGTATTTCTGGCAAATACAGGCGGCGACCGTAGAGTGTTTCAACATAACCCAAATCAGCTGCTTTCTGTCGCGTTGTTTCCATGTAGGTCTCAACACCCGGATAACGTGCAAAATAAGTATTGATGTAATCCTGAGCCGTATTGCGATCAGTGTCGATTTGCTTAGCCAGACCAAATGCAGACATGCCATAAATAAGACCGAAGTTAATGGCTTTGGCATTACGGCGTTGATTTGAAGTTACCTCTTCTAACGGCACATCAAATACTTCCGCGGCTGTGGCCGAGTGCACATCCAATCCTTCTTCGAATGCTTTCAGTAAGCCTTTATCTTGCGATAAGTGGGCCATGATTCGAAGTTCGATCTGTGAATAGTCAGCCGCTAAAATTTTGTGTCCTTTCGGTGCTATAAAAGCTGTTCGAATACTACGACCTTCTTCCGTTTTAATTGGTATATTCTGTAGGTTTGGATCGGTTGACGACAATCGTCCAGTTGCAGCTACGGCTTGATGATAAGAGGTGTGAACACGACCTGTTTTGTCATTAATCATCAGCGGCAATTTATCAGTGTAAGTTGACTTCAACTTACTTAAACTTCTATGTTCCAGAATCAGTTTTGGTAATGGGTAGTCTAACGCTAACTCTTGTAACACTTCTTCAGCAGTTGATGGCTGACCTTTTGGGGTTTTCTTTAAAATTGGCAAACCTAATTCTTCATAGAAGATAGACTGCAACTGCTTCGGTGAACCCAAATTAAATTCTTTACCTGCAATATCAAAAGCTTCTTTCTCAAGTTCCTTTAATCGCTTTTCGAATAAATGACTCTTCTCTAGAAGTAGTTTTCCATCAACCAAAACACCATTTCGCTCAACTTTAGATAAGACTCGTAACAAAGGCATTTCTATATGTTGAAAAACTTGAGTTGGGCCTTCATTTTCTTTCAGCTCTGGCCATAATTTTTGATGAAGGCGCATCGTTATATCTGCATCTTCCGCTGCGTAAGGAGCAGCCTGTTCAATTTCAATCTGATCAAAGGTCAGTTGATTCTTTCCTTTACCCGCGATTTCCTCAAACTTGATATTTACATGATTTAAATGGTGCAGCGCAAGCGTATCCATATCATGACGACTGGCAACACTATTCAGGCAATAAGACTCAAGCATGGTATCAAACTCGATACCACCCAACTCTATTCCGTAGTTTGCCAATACGCTCATATCGTACTTCAGGTTCTGCCCCACTTTTTTGTTTTTTTCTGATTCAAGTAATGGTTTTAATTGTTTTAATACTTCATTCCGATCTAATTGCTTTGGAGCTCCCATGTAAGAATGCGCAAACGGCAGGTAAGCAGCCTCACCATTATCAAGACCAAACGACATGCCTACCAATTCTGCTTCAATATAACTAAGACTGGTCGTCTCGGTATCAAAAGCAAATAGCTCTGCTTCTTTTAATTTTTGTATCCACTTGTCTAAATCTTGCTGCTCTAATATCGTTTCATATTTAGAGCGGTCGACCAAAGCGACACCTGAACCACTTTCACTATCCTGACTTGATTCATCACTCTCACCAAGATCTTTCAGTACCTCGGTCAACCAGCGTTTAAATTCCATCTCGCCATAGAGCTTTTTTAACTCTTTGAGATCCGGATTAGAAATATTTAAATCACCAGGTTTAAATTCAAGATCACAATCCAACTTTATAGTTGCCAACTCATATGAAAGCGGCAAACGGTCAATGGCTTCACGAAGGTTCTCACCAATCTTGCCGCCGACTTCGTCGGCATGCTCAATCACACCCTGCAAACTGTCGTATTGCTCCAACCATTTAACCGCAGTTTTGGGACCGCATTTATCGACTCCCGGGATGTTATCGACCTTATCCCCTACTAAAGCCAGATAGTCGATGATTTGATCTGGCTTAACGCCAAACTTCTCAACCACTCTTTCCTTGTCCGTAATTGGATTATTTTTATCCATGGTGTTAATCAGCGTGACATGATCACTGACCAGCTGTGCCATATCTTTGTCGCCAGTCGAAATTAAAGTCTCACGACCTTCATTGCAGGCCTGCTTCGCCAAAGTACCAATAACATCATCAGCTTCGACACCATCAATAACCAATAAAGGCAGACCCATGGCTTTCACAATTTCGTGAATAGGCTCAATCTGCTGACGCAAATCCTCCGGCATTGGTGGACGGTTCGCCTTATATTCAGGGTAAAGATCATTTCGAAACGTCTTGCCTTTTGCGTCAAACACCACCGCCATATGCTCAGGCTCATACTCTTTGATCAGACTCTTCAGCATATTGAT
Coding sequences:
- the polA gene encoding DNA polymerase I, encoding MSEKKPPFILVDGSSYLFRAYHVPQLQRMTNSKGMMTGAVFGVINMLKSLIKEYEPEHMAVVFDAKGKTFRNDLYPEYKANRPPMPEDLRQQIEPIHEIVKAMGLPLLVIDGVEADDVIGTLAKQACNEGRETLISTGDKDMAQLVSDHVTLINTMDKNNPITDKERVVEKFGVKPDQIIDYLALVGDKVDNIPGVDKCGPKTAVKWLEQYDSLQGVIEHADEVGGKIGENLREAIDRLPLSYELATIKLDCDLEFKPGDLNISNPDLKELKKLYGEMEFKRWLTEVLKDLGESDESSQDSESGSGVALVDRSKYETILEQQDLDKWIQKLKEAELFAFDTETTSLSYIEAELVGMSFGLDNGEAAYLPFAHSYMGAPKQLDRNEVLKQLKPLLESEKNKKVGQNLKYDMSVLANYGIELGGIEFDTMLESYCLNSVASRHDMDTLALHHLNHVNIKFEEIAGKGKNQLTFDQIEIEQAAPYAAEDADITMRLHQKLWPELKENEGPTQVFQHIEMPLLRVLSKVERNGVLVDGKLLLEKSHLFEKRLKELEKEAFDIAGKEFNLGSPKQLQSIFYEELGLPILKKTPKGQPSTAEEVLQELALDYPLPKLILEHRSLSKLKSTYTDKLPLMINDKTGRVHTSYHQAVAATGRLSSTDPNLQNIPIKTEEGRSIRTAFIAPKGHKILAADYSQIELRIMAHLSQDKGLLKAFEEGLDVHSATAAEVFDVPLEEVTSNQRRNAKAINFGLIYGMSAFGLAKQIDTDRNTAQDYINTYFARYPGVETYMETTRQKAADLGYVETLYGRRLYLPEIHSKNGMRRKAAERTAINAPMQGSAADIIKLAMLEVDKWLKDVKGIKMIMQVHDELVFEVEESQLELAQQKIPELMETVAELSVPLIADVGIGDNWEEAH